In the genome of Rhodoferax fermentans, one region contains:
- a CDS encoding ABC-F family ATP-binding cassette domain-containing protein: MITLKNVTLRRSAKVLLEGASVTLNPGEKVGLVGRNGAGKSSLFALFNGSLHEDVGEYYIPTQWRMGQVAQDMPETEQSATDFVVDGDTALLAAQQEVTASEATEDYDRMAHAYMALQDAGAHDAPARAQALILGLGFKTTELTNPVNSFSGGWRMRLQLARALMCPSDLLLLDEPTNHLDLDALVWLEAWLQRYQGTMIVISHDREFLDAVTNVTLHIDAGKLVRYGGNYSKFEDMRAEKMELQQAAFAKQQDKIAHLKKFIDRFKAKASKAKQAQSRVKALDRMEKIAPLLSEADFTFEFKEPANLPNPMLSMTGVSFGYPAPADAPEGTPPTVIVHNVSKSVLAGQRIGILGANGQGKSTLVKTIARDLQAIGGEITEGKGLNIGYFAQQELDVLRPTDTPLEHMIRLVKDMTAAGKIAGQQTREQDLRSFLGTFNFSGDMVKQAVGSMSGGEKARLVLCMMVWQRPNLLLMDEPTNHLDLATREALAMALNEFEGTLMLVSHDRALLRSVCDEFWMVSRGGVEPFDGDLDDYQKYLLDEAKRQREAIKEASSAAAKAERKAQAEAAAAATKAKSKPAPTGSLKRKLQDIEARMTVLNTEGAALEGHLSQSPPPSDFANLGKRLKALNEELQGLEEQWLEVSQQIESATA; the protein is encoded by the coding sequence ATGATCACCCTCAAAAATGTCACCCTGCGCCGCAGCGCCAAAGTCCTGCTCGAAGGCGCCTCCGTCACCCTGAACCCCGGCGAAAAAGTGGGCTTGGTCGGGCGCAACGGCGCGGGCAAATCCTCGCTGTTTGCCTTGTTCAACGGTAGCCTGCACGAAGATGTGGGTGAGTACTACATCCCGACCCAATGGCGCATGGGCCAGGTGGCCCAGGACATGCCTGAAACCGAGCAATCCGCCACCGACTTTGTGGTGGATGGGGACACGGCCCTGCTGGCCGCGCAACAGGAAGTCACCGCGTCTGAGGCCACCGAGGACTATGACCGCATGGCCCACGCTTACATGGCCTTGCAGGATGCTGGCGCCCATGATGCACCGGCACGCGCGCAGGCGCTGATCCTGGGCCTGGGTTTCAAAACCACCGAACTCACCAACCCGGTCAATAGCTTCTCAGGCGGCTGGCGCATGCGCTTGCAACTGGCCCGAGCCCTGATGTGCCCGAGTGACCTGCTGCTGCTGGACGAACCGACCAACCACTTGGACTTGGATGCCTTGGTCTGGTTGGAGGCCTGGTTGCAGCGTTACCAGGGCACGATGATTGTCATCAGCCATGACCGCGAGTTCCTGGATGCGGTGACCAACGTCACCCTGCACATCGACGCGGGCAAACTGGTGCGTTACGGCGGCAACTACAGCAAGTTTGAGGACATGCGTGCCGAGAAGATGGAGCTGCAACAAGCGGCGTTTGCCAAACAGCAGGACAAGATCGCCCACCTCAAGAAGTTCATCGACCGCTTCAAGGCCAAGGCCAGCAAGGCCAAACAGGCGCAAAGCCGGGTCAAGGCGCTGGACCGCATGGAAAAGATTGCACCGCTGCTGTCCGAGGCAGACTTCACCTTCGAGTTCAAGGAACCGGCGAACCTGCCCAACCCGATGTTGTCGATGACCGGTGTGAGTTTTGGTTACCCGGCGCCTGCAGATGCACCTGAGGGCACACCACCGACCGTCATCGTCCACAACGTCAGCAAATCGGTGCTGGCGGGCCAGCGCATCGGTATTTTGGGTGCCAACGGCCAAGGCAAATCCACGCTGGTAAAAACCATCGCGCGTGATCTTCAGGCCATTGGTGGTGAGATCACCGAAGGCAAGGGTTTGAACATCGGCTACTTTGCCCAGCAAGAGCTTGACGTGTTGCGCCCCACCGACACGCCGCTGGAGCACATGATCCGCCTGGTCAAAGACATGACTGCGGCTGGCAAGATCGCTGGCCAGCAGACGCGTGAACAGGATTTGCGCAGTTTCCTGGGCACCTTCAACTTCAGCGGCGACATGGTCAAACAGGCGGTGGGCAGCATGAGCGGCGGCGAAAAAGCCCGGCTGGTGTTGTGCATGATGGTCTGGCAACGCCCCAACCTGCTGCTGATGGACGAGCCCACCAACCACCTGGATTTGGCCACCCGCGAGGCGCTGGCGATGGCGCTCAACGAGTTTGAGGGCACGCTGATGCTGGTCAGCCACGACCGGGCGCTGCTGCGCTCAGTCTGTGACGAATTCTGGATGGTGTCACGCGGCGGTGTGGAACCGTTTGACGGTGACCTGGACGACTACCAGAAATACCTGCTCGACGAAGCCAAACGCCAGCGTGAAGCCATCAAGGAAGCCAGCAGCGCCGCCGCCAAGGCCGAGCGCAAAGCCCAGGCCGAAGCCGCTGCCGCAGCCACCAAGGCCAAGTCCAAACCCGCGCCCACCGGTTCCCTCAAACGCAAGTTGCAGGACATTGAAGCGCGTATGACGGTGCTCAATACCGAAGGCGCAGCGCTGGAAGGCCATTTGAGCCAGTCCCCTCCGCCATCCGACTTTGCCAATTTGGGCAAACGCCTCAAAGCGCTCAACGAAGAGCTGCAGGGCCTAG